From a single Gimesia fumaroli genomic region:
- a CDS encoding RNA polymerase sigma factor — protein sequence MTPTDFPAIDDPPSDAPTRCSSKERHQPGKENQPTAKNHEERQFILLLLKRDSQSWNEFVERYERLIVSRILSTCRECGLSPRPDLVDDCAAEVMAALFQNEMQGLRQFQGRSKLSTWLAVIVRRITLNVLRRQKRDNEKIRPNDSQFDIATVPDSFPQEKNEQSAEDRSQLQACMTRLKQTDRQALVMYFDQKKSYAEIGRALGITENAVGPKLHRAQKRLKKLMKASSRQT from the coding sequence CACCCAGCGATGCGCCGACCAGGTGTTCGTCGAAGGAACGTCATCAGCCAGGAAAAGAAAATCAGCCAACAGCAAAGAACCACGAAGAGCGACAATTCATTTTGTTGTTACTCAAACGCGATTCACAGAGTTGGAATGAATTTGTGGAGCGATACGAACGGTTGATCGTCAGTCGTATTCTTTCCACCTGTCGTGAATGCGGGTTGTCTCCCCGGCCGGATCTCGTGGATGATTGCGCAGCAGAAGTGATGGCGGCTTTGTTTCAGAACGAGATGCAGGGACTGCGCCAGTTTCAGGGACGCAGTAAACTCTCAACCTGGCTGGCAGTGATTGTGCGGCGGATCACCTTAAACGTGTTGCGGCGGCAAAAGCGGGACAACGAGAAAATTCGCCCCAACGATAGCCAGTTCGATATCGCCACGGTTCCCGATTCATTTCCTCAAGAAAAGAACGAACAGTCTGCCGAAGATCGCTCTCAACTTCAGGCGTGTATGACCCGGTTGAAGCAAACGGATCGTCAGGCACTGGTGATGTACTTTGATCAGAAGAAGAGCTATGCCGAAATCGGACGTGCTTTGGGAATTACAGAAAACGCAGTCGGGCCGAAATTACATCGTGCCCAAAAACGATTGAAAAAACTAATGAAAGCCAGTAGTAGACAGACATGA